The following proteins are co-located in the Dyadobacter chenwenxiniae genome:
- a CDS encoding type II toxin-antitoxin system HicA family toxin, whose translation MKSSELFKLLIKDGWFEVRQAGSHKIMRHPIKQGQLTVPYHGSTEVKKGLLSALLKQADIKTNKR comes from the coding sequence ATGAAGTCAAGTGAGCTTTTCAAGCTGTTGATAAAGGATGGTTGGTTTGAAGTGAGGCAAGCAGGAAGCCACAAAATTATGCGCCATCCTATCAAGCAAGGGCAACTTACTGTCCCTTATCACGGAAGCACAGAGGTGAAGAAGGGCCTGCTGAGTGCTTTGTTAAAACAAGCGGATATTAAAACAAACAAGCGATGA
- a CDS encoding thioredoxin family protein, whose translation MKRSATSLFLFFVMLTVATGFKSDGNRPAEGIQWLTIKEAYAKIQKEPRKVLIDVYTDWCGWCKVMDRETFKNKAVVEYVNRKYYAVKLNAEQKKAIMLGDKKFEFISEGGRGVHQLALALTNNQPSYPTTVFLDDKFTMIQPLPGYMKPKEFHQVITFIGEDYHKKQAFEDYKSKTYNTLFAAK comes from the coding sequence ATGAAAAGATCCGCTACATCCCTTTTTCTGTTTTTTGTCATGCTTACGGTGGCAACGGGTTTCAAATCCGATGGAAATCGGCCTGCGGAAGGCATTCAATGGTTGACAATAAAAGAAGCTTACGCCAAAATTCAGAAAGAGCCGAGAAAGGTTTTAATCGACGTGTACACAGATTGGTGTGGCTGGTGCAAAGTGATGGACCGCGAAACATTCAAAAACAAAGCCGTAGTCGAATACGTCAACCGCAAATATTACGCCGTAAAGCTCAACGCAGAACAGAAAAAGGCCATCATGCTAGGAGACAAAAAATTCGAATTCATTTCCGAAGGCGGCCGAGGCGTACACCAACTCGCATTGGCACTGACCAACAACCAGCCCAGTTATCCAACGACCGTTTTCCTGGACGACAAATTCACCATGATCCAGCCGCTGCCAGGCTACATGAAACCTAAGGAATTCCATCAGGTCATCACCTTCATCGGCGAGGATTACCATAAAAAACAAGCCTTTGAAGATTACAAATCAAAGACTTACAATACACTTTTCGCAGCTAAGTAA
- a CDS encoding DMT family transporter: MLYIWSKSLPLLAASAQKLTVTSSHKGIYLMLGAAFFFSLTSAISKWLGRDFHIVQLVFFRNIVGVVFVVTSIWRRPIRQQGGKLGLLIFRGVVGTLSLYMLFYAIQTLGLGRASTYQYTYPIFLALLSWLLIGETLNSREWAAIFVGFTGIMFVFRPDLSISLRDNALGLGNALLTAISYLSIRQLGVVYDTRAIILSFMLSGIVMPIISMLVGTYYPMENLDFLIGTFTWPTNISHWLGFLALGLTALMGQRMLTQSFTYDKAGRVAAIGYSNILFSVLIGFLMGEAIPSFSMLTGMLLIVAGGIMVSLAKRKPTVADDLE, encoded by the coding sequence ATGCTTTATATTTGGTCAAAATCTTTACCCCTTTTGGCTGCTTCTGCTCAAAAACTCACTGTAACTTCTTCGCATAAAGGCATTTACCTTATGCTGGGCGCGGCGTTTTTCTTTTCTCTTACATCGGCCATTTCCAAGTGGCTGGGCCGCGATTTTCACATTGTGCAGCTGGTATTTTTCAGGAACATTGTAGGCGTTGTGTTTGTGGTGACCAGCATTTGGCGCCGCCCGATCCGACAACAGGGAGGCAAACTGGGCCTGCTTATTTTTCGCGGCGTTGTGGGCACGTTGTCGCTTTATATGCTCTTTTATGCGATCCAAACATTAGGATTGGGCCGTGCTTCCACTTATCAATACACCTATCCCATTTTTCTCGCATTGCTATCCTGGCTGTTGATAGGCGAAACGCTGAATTCGCGCGAATGGGCTGCTATTTTTGTGGGCTTTACAGGCATTATGTTCGTTTTCCGGCCAGATCTTTCGATTTCGCTCCGCGATAATGCGCTGGGGTTGGGTAATGCATTGCTGACTGCTATTTCTTATTTATCAATCAGGCAGTTAGGCGTTGTTTATGACACCCGGGCTATCATTCTTTCTTTTATGCTGAGTGGCATTGTAATGCCCATTATTTCCATGCTGGTAGGGACGTATTATCCGATGGAAAATCTGGATTTCCTGATTGGGACATTCACCTGGCCCACTAACATTTCGCACTGGCTCGGGTTTCTGGCACTCGGGTTAACAGCATTGATGGGGCAAAGAATGTTAACCCAATCATTCACCTATGACAAAGCCGGGCGCGTTGCGGCCATTGGTTATTCCAATATTCTGTTTTCGGTTTTAATTGGTTTTCTGATGGGAGAAGCCATTCCGTCGTTCTCAATGCTGACGGGCATGTTGCTGATTGTGGCAGGAGGGATTATGGTTTCCCTGGCAAAAAGAAAGCCTACGGTTGCCGATGATCTGGAATAA
- a CDS encoding TonB-dependent receptor plug domain-containing protein, with the protein MALAIAAWVLCPQILLAQRDSIRLEPVVIKGFVPEKFMSGLKIQKLDSTSLNLFRFQNISDLLSLYTPIAFKNYGPGQLNTASFRGTSANHTAVLWNGLNINSPILGQTDFSTIPVAGFDQLAVQYGSAASIVGSDAVGGSILLGSTPSKQPLQVSIGRQQESFNNHQTQVTARYTAVINDRWTFSGKTNVYDGRMNNDFPYSERNQYTVLPSTSFQRGLVQDLFFNSKNDHQISAHVWLTRNRLTLTPEDKAGRELTLTEAYRTMLRYNYKEITFRASWVRDIIDYAKGDYSQLDHAVTDKFSNRIERDFQFNAFQIKAGGELAHYRAQVAGYDKELVTENRGDLFLLTRWQPTNRIIVSANLRQAFVTKFDPPFTPSLGAEYVLAQKETYNLKFKGSIGRSYRVPTLNERFWKEMGNPEIRPETGWNKEVGLEQNFTSPLNHTFSASITAYHNRIKDWTYWNPGKSYRVENLQQVLARGIEVLAGWRFDVSNWKSGANIGYTLNKSAQEKAYDAYSSDIIGKQLVFVPVHSGNLNAFVQYKNTRITAQAQAVSKRFSTFDNSQILDGYTLTNLLAEHTFVWDKIKMRLQGQINNVANTFYLNVRNNAMPGRSFALSLILMYDPPKNR; encoded by the coding sequence ATGGCTTTGGCCATTGCCGCTTGGGTATTGTGTCCACAAATACTTCTGGCACAACGCGATAGCATTCGCCTGGAACCTGTGGTGATAAAAGGTTTTGTTCCTGAAAAATTCATGAGCGGACTTAAAATCCAAAAGTTAGATTCAACGTCGCTAAACCTTTTCCGCTTCCAAAATATCAGCGACCTGCTCTCACTTTACACGCCGATCGCATTTAAAAATTATGGCCCCGGGCAATTAAACACGGCTTCTTTTCGTGGAACGTCGGCGAACCATACGGCTGTGTTATGGAACGGCCTGAACATTAATTCACCTATTTTGGGGCAAACCGACTTTTCGACCATTCCCGTTGCAGGCTTTGATCAGCTTGCTGTACAATACGGTTCTGCGGCGAGCATTGTCGGCAGCGATGCGGTGGGTGGGAGCATTCTGCTGGGAAGCACTCCTTCGAAGCAGCCTTTGCAGGTTTCGATAGGCCGTCAGCAGGAAAGTTTTAATAACCACCAAACCCAGGTTACGGCCCGATATACGGCAGTAATCAATGATCGGTGGACCTTTTCGGGCAAAACAAATGTATATGACGGCCGTATGAACAACGATTTCCCTTATTCGGAGCGAAATCAATACACCGTTCTGCCGTCAACTTCTTTCCAGCGCGGTTTGGTGCAGGATTTGTTTTTCAATTCAAAAAACGATCATCAGATCTCGGCACACGTGTGGCTGACCCGGAACCGGCTCACATTAACGCCCGAAGATAAAGCGGGTCGTGAGCTGACTTTAACAGAAGCTTACCGGACCATGCTGCGCTATAATTACAAAGAAATCACATTCCGGGCTTCGTGGGTAAGGGACATTATTGATTATGCCAAAGGCGATTACAGTCAGTTGGATCACGCCGTGACCGACAAGTTTTCGAACCGCATTGAACGTGATTTTCAGTTTAATGCGTTCCAGATCAAAGCAGGTGGCGAATTGGCACATTACCGGGCGCAGGTGGCGGGTTATGATAAAGAATTGGTTACCGAAAATCGCGGCGACCTCTTTTTGCTCACGCGCTGGCAACCCACGAATCGCATAATCGTTTCTGCCAATTTGAGACAAGCATTTGTCACAAAATTCGATCCGCCATTTACGCCCTCACTGGGAGCGGAATATGTTTTGGCGCAAAAAGAAACTTATAATTTGAAATTCAAAGGTTCAATCGGACGGAGTTATCGCGTGCCAACATTGAATGAGCGCTTTTGGAAAGAAATGGGAAACCCGGAAATCAGGCCGGAGACGGGTTGGAATAAGGAAGTTGGTCTTGAACAAAACTTCACTTCCCCCTTGAACCACACTTTTTCTGCTTCAATAACTGCATACCACAACCGTATCAAGGACTGGACTTATTGGAATCCGGGAAAAAGTTATCGCGTTGAAAATTTACAGCAAGTGCTAGCCCGCGGCATTGAAGTGCTGGCTGGCTGGCGTTTCGATGTAAGCAACTGGAAGTCAGGAGCTAACATTGGATATACTCTCAACAAAAGCGCTCAGGAAAAAGCCTATGATGCTTATTCCTCGGACATTATTGGCAAGCAACTTGTGTTTGTGCCTGTTCATTCCGGAAATTTGAATGCATTTGTTCAATACAAGAATACCAGAATTACAGCCCAGGCGCAGGCGGTCAGCAAGCGGTTCAGCACATTTGATAATTCACAAATCTTGGATGGTTATACGCTTACAAATTTGCTGGCAGAGCATACTTTTGTTTGGGATAAAATAAAAATGCGCTTGCAGGGACAGATCAATAACGTTGCAAACACGTTCTATTTAAATGTGAGGAACAATGCAATGCCGGGAAGGAGCTTTGCATTGAGTTTGATTTTAATGTATGATCCGCCAAAAAATCGCTGA
- a CDS encoding DUF5074 domain-containing protein — translation MKKQLFRLAAFTSLSLFAWSCNQSDPTPKGDYIQGVFVVNEGNFSQNNGAISFFTREQTTAQADIFSAANGTALKGGVQGYAASGETGIILVDNMSAGQDKVEIVNSNTFKTIASIGTPDIENPREVVFGSNNKAYVSCWGTNADQKFTTGYVAVVDLLTNKVTKRIDIASGGPENLVFNNGKLFVGTVSYGKGKTLSIINTTTNAIDKTLSFENAPNPVGIDADGKLWVNDGIKVIKMNPDSYNAEATLTIGSDATKFADKFTFSSDRRTVFFVLSYFDAAGEHGGTYKFGINDAQVNITTPLIKRIFTGLAVDPTQGLLYAGVTPSYAQAGYAVRYRADGSLVDSIKVNVAPTGFFFK, via the coding sequence ATGAAAAAACAGTTATTCAGATTAGCAGCATTTACATCTTTATCCCTTTTCGCATGGTCGTGTAACCAAAGCGACCCCACTCCGAAAGGTGATTATATCCAGGGCGTTTTTGTGGTTAATGAAGGTAATTTTTCCCAAAATAACGGAGCCATTTCGTTCTTTACCAGAGAGCAAACTACTGCACAGGCGGACATTTTTTCGGCAGCTAATGGCACTGCATTAAAAGGCGGAGTACAGGGTTATGCCGCATCCGGCGAAACCGGGATCATTCTCGTGGATAATATGTCTGCCGGACAAGATAAGGTTGAAATTGTAAACAGCAATACATTTAAGACCATCGCCAGCATTGGCACACCCGACATTGAGAATCCGAGAGAAGTGGTTTTTGGCAGTAATAACAAAGCTTACGTTTCATGCTGGGGAACCAATGCAGATCAAAAATTCACAACGGGTTATGTGGCTGTGGTGGATTTGCTTACCAATAAAGTGACCAAGCGTATTGACATTGCGTCAGGCGGCCCTGAAAACCTGGTTTTTAATAACGGCAAACTCTTCGTGGGAACGGTTTCTTATGGCAAAGGCAAAACGCTGAGCATTATCAACACGACCACAAATGCAATTGACAAAACGCTTTCCTTCGAAAACGCGCCAAACCCAGTCGGCATTGATGCCGATGGAAAGCTTTGGGTGAATGATGGCATCAAGGTCATCAAAATGAACCCTGATTCTTACAATGCAGAAGCAACATTGACAATAGGCAGCGATGCAACCAAATTCGCGGATAAGTTTACATTCAGCTCGGATCGCAGAACCGTTTTCTTTGTTCTTTCCTACTTTGATGCCGCTGGCGAACATGGAGGAACTTACAAATTCGGCATTAATGATGCGCAGGTTAACATTACAACGCCATTGATTAAGAGAATTTTTACAGGTCTGGCCGTGGACCCAACGCAGGGACTTCTTTATGCGGGCGTAACGCCTTCATACGCGCAGGCTGGCTACGCAGTGCGTTACCGCGCGGACGGGTCACTGGTTGATTCAATTAAAGTAAATGTAGCACCAACAGGGTTTTTCTTTAAGTAA
- a CDS encoding tetratricopeptide repeat protein, producing MKESVVIWLAILIPVFGFAQNTHLASATPNTDTNLAQKKPLELKERRILPLFGEVSKTSEQIDEEIRFLSECDKSFTSRAEASSFFTARAWEYLQEGSLDTACYRFNLAHLLNDKNVETYWGLGVISYQRENWVEAKRMLSRGISLQGENVPLLVDLSTVDLKLYAITSRKEELDEAAELLNRATALDSTYALGQYNLALLHYNLNDLDRSWEHLHKGRSLDFNQMNLDFVELLKAKKPDPQGFFK from the coding sequence ATGAAAGAGTCCGTTGTTATTTGGCTTGCTATTCTAATTCCAGTATTTGGCTTTGCTCAAAACACCCATCTCGCGAGCGCAACACCAAATACAGATACGAATCTTGCCCAGAAAAAGCCCTTAGAATTAAAGGAAAGGCGTATTCTTCCACTCTTTGGAGAGGTTAGCAAAACCTCAGAGCAGATTGATGAAGAGATCCGTTTTTTGAGTGAATGCGACAAGTCATTCACAAGCCGAGCCGAGGCAAGCAGCTTTTTTACAGCACGTGCCTGGGAATATTTGCAGGAGGGATCATTGGATACAGCTTGCTATCGCTTCAATCTCGCCCATTTACTGAATGATAAGAATGTCGAGACCTATTGGGGGCTCGGCGTGATTTCCTACCAGCGCGAAAATTGGGTTGAGGCGAAAAGAATGCTGAGCCGGGGAATCAGTCTGCAAGGTGAGAATGTCCCTTTACTCGTGGATTTGTCAACTGTTGATTTAAAACTGTACGCGATCACGAGCCGGAAGGAAGAGCTTGACGAGGCCGCCGAATTGCTCAACCGGGCAACTGCATTGGATTCAACTTATGCGTTAGGTCAATATAATCTGGCATTGCTTCATTATAATCTCAATGATCTGGACAGGTCGTGGGAACATTTGCACAAAGGTCGATCGCTTGATTTCAACCAGATGAACCTGGATTTTGTAGAGCTGCTAAAAGCTAAAAAACCTGATCCGCAAGGGTTCTTTAAGTAG
- a CDS encoding DEAD/DEAH box helicase, whose protein sequence is MQTTQNKFEQFKLNRQLLNAIEEAGYTEPTPIQEQAIPLALSGQDILGIAQTGTGKTAAYTLPLLMRIKFAQGEHARALIMAPTRELAMQISEAITQLSKYTDIRTVVLFGGVGAKSQIEAIRKGVDIIVATPGRFMDLYFQEEVIVKHLNVMILDEADKMMDMGFMPQIRKLLEIIPRKRQNMLFSATFSDKVEKLSFEFLEFPTRIEVTPQATTAEMVTQSLYELPNFRTKINLLTHLLKDREAFNRVLIFTRSREVAGLVHQNLLNVVVREDELKVIHANKGQNTRTNAMEAFKEGSVRVMVATDVVARGIDITDVSHVINFDVPLIYEDYVHRIGRTGRANRIGQAITFMTMADEYHIQKIEKMIRMEIPRKELPEDLEIAATPVTERQDMLREIDNQKRREDPTFLGAFHEKKKTYRPAQKTPAKGGQNRRNSSGRSKRK, encoded by the coding sequence ATGCAGACTACGCAAAACAAATTTGAGCAATTCAAGCTTAACCGTCAATTACTCAATGCCATTGAAGAAGCGGGATACACCGAGCCGACGCCTATCCAGGAACAAGCCATCCCGCTCGCATTGTCAGGACAGGACATTCTGGGCATAGCCCAAACAGGAACAGGCAAAACAGCCGCCTATACATTACCGTTATTAATGCGCATCAAATTTGCCCAGGGCGAGCACGCCAGGGCATTGATTATGGCTCCTACGCGTGAGTTGGCGATGCAAATTTCGGAAGCCATTACGCAACTGAGCAAATACACGGACATCAGGACGGTAGTGCTTTTTGGTGGAGTAGGAGCCAAGTCGCAGATCGAGGCGATCCGGAAAGGCGTTGATATTATCGTTGCCACGCCTGGAAGGTTTATGGACCTTTATTTTCAGGAAGAGGTCATTGTAAAGCATTTGAATGTAATGATCCTGGACGAGGCCGACAAAATGATGGATATGGGCTTCATGCCGCAAATTCGCAAGTTGCTCGAAATCATTCCGCGAAAACGGCAAAATATGCTTTTCTCAGCCACATTCTCGGATAAAGTAGAAAAGCTTTCCTTCGAATTTCTTGAATTTCCAACGCGCATTGAAGTAACGCCGCAGGCCACAACGGCCGAAATGGTGACGCAATCTCTTTACGAATTGCCCAATTTCCGCACCAAAATCAATCTTTTGACCCATTTGCTTAAAGACCGGGAAGCATTCAACCGCGTCCTGATTTTTACCAGAAGCCGCGAAGTTGCAGGATTGGTGCACCAGAATCTCCTGAATGTGGTTGTGCGTGAGGACGAATTAAAAGTAATCCATGCAAACAAAGGCCAAAACACCAGAACCAATGCAATGGAAGCATTCAAGGAAGGTTCGGTGCGCGTCATGGTGGCAACGGATGTGGTGGCGCGAGGGATTGACATCACGGATGTAAGCCACGTGATCAACTTTGATGTGCCTTTGATCTATGAAGATTATGTGCACCGGATCGGAAGAACGGGGCGCGCAAACCGCATTGGTCAGGCCATCACTTTTATGACGATGGCGGACGAGTATCACATTCAGAAAATTGAAAAAATGATCCGCATGGAGATCCCGCGGAAGGAATTGCCGGAGGATCTGGAAATTGCCGCAACGCCCGTTACAGAGCGCCAGGACATGCTTCGGGAGATCGATAATCAGAAAAGGAGAGAAGATCCGACCTTCCTCGGAGCATTCCACGAGAAGAAAAAAACATATCGCCCGGCGCAAAAAACGCCCGCAAAAGGAGGCCAAAATCGCCGTAATTCATCGGGCAGAAGTAAACGCAAATAA
- a CDS encoding valine--tRNA ligase, with translation MISKTYAPQEIEDKWYSYWIDNKFFSSKPNPDKEPYSIVIPPPNVTGVLHMGHMLNNTIQDILIRKARMEGKEACWVPGTDHASIATEAKVVAMLKERGISKRDLTRDEFLEYCWEWTHKYGGIILQQLRKLGASCDWDRTRFTMEPDLYDSVIDVFIDLYNKGDIYRGHRMVNWDPQARTTVSDEEVIMKEVNQKLVYLKYPLVDEIGEALTDEAIIIATTRPETIMADVAICVNPHDERYKHLIGKQVSIPLINRAIPIIADEYVEMEFGTGCLKVTPAHDTNDYVLGKRHDLPVIDVLNEDGTLNDKAQILVGEDRFVARKKIIKLLEESGNLVKTEEYKSNVGHSERTNSVIEPRLSEQWFLKMEKISKPAFENVMNDSVQLIPAKFKNTYRHWMENVHDWNISRQLWWGHRIPAYYLKDGTIIIAKSKREALRKAQHEYQLFALTEEDIEQDPDVLDTWFSAWLWPITVFNGIKEPDNADINYYYPTNDLVTAPEILFFWVARMIIAGYEYKGQYPFKNVYLTGIVRDKQGRKMSKSLGNSPDPIDLINQYGADSIRTGMLFSSQAGNDLPYDDKLVEQGRNFGNKIWNAFRLVKTFQVSENLESLAQPEGSQLAIQWFEGKLNQTILEVQDHFSKFRISDALNSVYKLIWDDFCAQYLEMIKPGFEQPIDKQTYDATLEFFDRLMRLLHPFMPFISEEIWQNIIERKEKDSICIAPFPQAANIEQQLLNDFEILFEIISAVRNLRNAKNISPKIALPLSIRTDNHDRYAALQPLIQKLANVENINYVNDEGEGTAFRVKSDEFFVNLADELDVATEKENLQRELEYTQGFLDSVIKKLSNERFVQNAKGDIVEKERQKQADAEAKLETLKEALARLG, from the coding sequence ATGATTTCCAAAACATATGCCCCCCAGGAGATAGAGGATAAATGGTATTCCTACTGGATTGATAATAAGTTTTTCAGTTCAAAACCCAACCCGGATAAGGAACCTTACTCGATCGTGATTCCCCCGCCAAACGTCACTGGCGTGCTGCATATGGGGCATATGCTCAATAACACTATTCAGGATATTCTGATCCGGAAGGCCCGCATGGAAGGCAAAGAAGCCTGCTGGGTGCCGGGAACGGACCATGCTTCCATTGCTACGGAAGCAAAAGTGGTTGCCATGCTCAAAGAGCGCGGCATCAGCAAGCGTGATCTTACCCGCGACGAATTTCTGGAATATTGCTGGGAATGGACGCACAAATATGGTGGCATTATCCTGCAACAATTACGCAAACTGGGCGCATCCTGCGACTGGGACCGCACCCGCTTCACGATGGAACCCGATTTGTACGATTCGGTGATCGACGTTTTTATTGACCTATATAATAAAGGAGATATTTACCGCGGCCACCGCATGGTGAACTGGGACCCGCAGGCGCGCACAACGGTTTCCGATGAAGAAGTGATTATGAAAGAGGTGAATCAGAAATTGGTTTACCTGAAATATCCTTTGGTAGACGAAATCGGCGAGGCGCTTACAGACGAAGCGATCATTATTGCCACCACGCGCCCCGAAACGATCATGGCCGATGTGGCGATTTGTGTGAACCCACATGACGAGCGTTACAAGCATTTGATCGGCAAACAGGTTTCAATTCCGTTAATCAACCGCGCGATCCCAATTATTGCGGACGAATATGTTGAAATGGAGTTCGGAACGGGCTGTCTGAAAGTAACTCCCGCGCATGATACGAACGATTATGTGCTGGGTAAAAGACACGATCTGCCCGTCATTGATGTGCTGAATGAAGACGGCACATTAAATGATAAAGCGCAGATTTTAGTGGGTGAAGACCGTTTTGTTGCGCGTAAAAAGATCATTAAGCTGCTGGAAGAGTCTGGTAATTTAGTCAAAACAGAAGAATACAAATCCAATGTAGGCCATTCCGAGCGGACCAATTCGGTGATCGAGCCACGGCTTTCGGAGCAGTGGTTCCTGAAAATGGAAAAAATCAGCAAACCGGCATTCGAGAATGTAATGAATGATTCGGTGCAGCTGATTCCAGCCAAATTCAAAAACACATATCGGCACTGGATGGAGAATGTTCACGACTGGAACATTAGCCGCCAGCTATGGTGGGGACACCGCATTCCGGCTTATTATTTAAAAGATGGCACCATTATCATTGCCAAATCCAAAAGAGAAGCATTGCGGAAAGCACAGCATGAATATCAGCTTTTTGCGTTGACCGAAGAGGACATCGAGCAGGATCCGGATGTGCTGGATACCTGGTTTTCGGCCTGGTTGTGGCCGATCACGGTTTTTAATGGCATTAAGGAGCCGGATAATGCGGATATTAATTACTATTATCCTACAAATGACCTTGTTACGGCACCGGAGATCCTTTTCTTCTGGGTGGCGCGGATGATCATTGCAGGTTATGAATACAAAGGACAATATCCGTTCAAAAACGTTTATCTCACGGGCATTGTACGTGATAAACAGGGCAGGAAAATGTCCAAATCGCTGGGTAACTCGCCCGATCCCATCGATCTGATTAATCAATATGGCGCGGATAGCATTCGTACGGGGATGCTTTTCAGCTCGCAGGCGGGAAATGACCTGCCTTATGACGACAAGCTGGTGGAGCAGGGAAGAAATTTTGGAAACAAGATATGGAATGCTTTCCGGCTAGTAAAGACTTTCCAGGTTTCCGAAAACCTGGAAAGTCTGGCGCAGCCTGAGGGTTCGCAGCTAGCAATCCAATGGTTTGAAGGTAAGCTAAACCAGACCATTCTGGAAGTGCAGGATCATTTCTCCAAATTCCGCATTTCCGATGCGCTTAACTCGGTTTATAAACTGATTTGGGACGATTTCTGTGCACAATATCTGGAAATGATCAAGCCCGGTTTCGAGCAACCGATCGACAAACAGACCTACGACGCCACATTAGAATTCTTCGACCGGTTAATGCGCCTTTTGCATCCGTTCATGCCGTTCATTTCGGAAGAAATCTGGCAAAATATCATTGAAAGAAAAGAGAAAGATTCCATTTGCATTGCACCGTTCCCACAAGCTGCAAACATTGAGCAACAGCTTCTGAATGATTTTGAAATCCTTTTTGAGATTATTTCGGCAGTCAGGAATTTGAGGAATGCCAAAAACATCAGCCCTAAAATTGCTCTTCCATTGTCAATCCGTACGGATAATCATGATCGTTACGCAGCATTGCAGCCTTTGATCCAGAAACTGGCCAATGTTGAAAACATCAATTATGTGAACGACGAAGGCGAAGGAACAGCTTTCCGGGTTAAATCGGATGAGTTTTTTGTGAATCTGGCAGATGAACTGGATGTTGCGACAGAGAAGGAAAATCTGCAACGTGAATTGGAATACACGCAGGGCTTTCTGGATTCGGTAATCAAAAAATTGTCAAATGAGCGCTTTGTACAAAATGCAAAAGGCGACATTGTGGAAAAGGAACGCCAGAAGCAGGCGGATGCCGAAGCCAAGCTGGAAACGTTGAAAGAAGCGCTTGCGAGGTTGGGTTAG